ATACCGCTCCGAGACCAGACGAAAGAAGTTTGCTGCATCCAGCGCGTCCAGTGGCAGATAACCAACCTCGTCGCAGATGAGGAGTTTCGGTTGGATGTACACCTTCAATCGCTTCTCTAAGCGGCCCTCCTGATGCGCTTTTCGTAAATCGGCGACCAACCGCTGCATGGTGACGAAATACACACTCATTCGGTTTTGCAAGGCCTCCATCCCCAGTGCGACAGCCAAATGTGTCTTTCCTACGCCAGGCGGACCGAGGAGAATGACGTTGTTGCGTTCCTCCACGAACGACAGTTGTGCTAATTCCCTGATTTGTCGTTCGTCGATGGACGGCTGAAACGTAAAATCGAAGTCTGCCAACGTCTTGTGATACGGGAAGTGTGCTAGGCTGAGGCGAGTATGGAGGTAGCGGTTGAACCGCTCCTCCGTCTCTGCCTCTAACAGACGAGACAGAAACTCGACATACGTCGCCTGTTTTCCCGCAGCCCACTCCAGGCTGGCTGGGAGAATCGACGCGGCCTTCTTTAACCCCAGTTCCAACAAAGATTCTTCCGTCTTGGCCAATAACAATGCTTCGCTCATTGCAATTGCCCTCCTGACGTGATTTGCTCATATACGTCCAGATCCCGTTGTTCCACGTCGGGTTCGACTTGAAGACCAGCGACTTTGCCCCGTGAATGCCTCGGCGTATCCATGGGGATACCTTTTACGTGCTCAGGGTTGATGGAGACTTGATGCTTGTCCACGAGACTATGCTCGGCGATAACCTGACCGCCATATTCAATTTGTAGACGGCCCGTTTCAAACGTGCGAACTAGAACATTTTTTCCCACGTACTGCCACGGCACAGAATACAGGCTGGCATTCCATGAGATTCGACAGTCGTTGAGGACCTTACGCAATGCGCTATACGCCAACAGATACCGATGTTTCGGCAGCCTCTGCAGTTTTTCGTCAGGGAACCGAGACTGCGGCCGCTCATGCGTTGTCCCATGGATGCGGATGTTGGCAACGGTATCTCTCCATATGACTGCCTGCTGATTGACATCTGCCAAGTCCACAAACGCGGTCGGCCAAAAGCTGTCGCGGATATAACGAATCGGGCGCTCAATTTTTCCTTTCGTACGACTGCGATAGGGTTTGCAGGCCTTGGGAACAAACCCATAATACTTGGCGAAATCCAAATAAGCCGGCTGCCATTCTACGTGCCCATGTCCGTCGTTAGATAGAACAAGTGGTGCACAGTTGTCACTGAGAATGGTCTTTGGCACCCCGTCAAAAAACTCAAGCGCATTGCGCAGGGCTTGTAGGATATGCAGTTGGTCTGACGCTTTGATAAACTCCAAATAGAGCATCCGGGAGTAGGATAGAACCATGGCAAAACACCATAACGTGCGCCGATTCTCCTCGGCGTCGATATACGGGAATGCACCTAGGTCGATCTGGGCCTGTTCACCAGGGCCTGTTTCGAACCGAACCGTTGCCTTGGCAGAGACAGCGGGGCGAAGCGGGTGCATAAACTCACGAAGAACCGTGATTCCACCCGTGTATCCCTGCTCCCGAATCTCTCGTAAAATCCGCTCCGCGTTCAGGACACCAAAACGCATCCGCTGTTCTACATACGGCTTATAGGGCTCCAACTTACTGCCTTTTCGTTTGGTTCCAGCTAAAGGCTTCTTTCCATCCTCCTGCTCTTGGACGACCTTTCGAATTGTCTTACGGTCATGTCCAGTTCTTCGAGAGAGTTCAGAGATACTCACGCCTTCCTGATACATCCTTCTGACTTCCATTTTTTCACTCTCCGTCATCGTGGCACCTCCCACAACGATGTGAACAGTGCCGTAAATTCGACAAAGGGTGGGGAATTCATCCCGATGATTTTGGGGAATTGAATCCGTTATTTTTGGGGAATTGTATTCCGCTGTTATTGGGGATTTTACAGCCGATGTTGACACGTACTGCCCGGAATGTCATAATCGCACTGGCTAACCTCCTTCAGAAACGCACTTAATTCACCTGGGTGTCAGGGGCGTCTGTCGACTCACGACGGGCGCAATCAGGCTGTACCGAAAGACTGCAATTTTCTCCCTCAAAACCGGTTCCATTTCACAACTCCTCCTCAAATCTCGAGATGATTCCATTCTCGGAGAGAGTGGAGATGGGTTCCATAGACACATTTTGTGGGGGACTTCAATCATTAAATATTTCGCCCAGCGTTGCTATCCGGAATAGGGCATGGAGTAGACGAATGCTCACGCACGTTGACGTCACTTGCCTCCAAGTCTGCCGGAACAGCGCAAATTGCGTTGCGGGGTGGTCGCGACCGCGGGGAATCCGTAAGAAGGGATTCAGTTGAATAACGTATGACCAAAATCGGGGTTCGAGGTCGTTCATCCACGCACGCCACTTCTTTGTCCACCGCCACACCGTGCGGGGTGACAGCGGGCCTGTGGGTGGAAGGATCATTTTACCCACTTGTTCACATGAACAGGCTTCATCCACGGCTTGCAGTACATCTTCCTGGACATCCCACGTACACCGTTCGTACCGACCAATAAAGGTGGGTACGACACTCACTGTCCTCAGACAGATTGGACACCGAAATCGATAGGCAGGGATAACAGTTTCACTGTCCTGGCACCAGACGAACCGTTTGAAGGAACCATGCCGATTCATCGGTCGCTCGGCATGACAGTGGCAACACGATTGGGGACGTATGGCGGAGAGATCTCCCTGCTCGCAAAAATCAAGATAGGACTGGACATCTTGGAATGACTTCATATACGATAAGTGCGCATGGTAATTGCATATGGAACGCGTTTACACGTGTTCCACGGGGAGAAGAGAGATGAGGGCTGCAACCCTGTGAAGTCTCTCTTCTTTTATGCGCTCCTCCTATGATTGTCGGTATAATCAGGAGAATCATACGACAATCCTCGACAAGATGCTATGCCACCTTAGGCGGCACGATGCAGCCCATCTGCCGACAAGCAGTGTGAGCGGCTACACCATCGGATGCACTCGCGGAACTCCTTGCCAAGTTGCTGCTTGAAAAACCAGGCATCCTCCTTGTTGAATCGACCCTCGCGCAGTCCACCCAAATGGGTGGCTGCGCTACGCGATTACATCGAACTTTGCACCTGTCCCAGTCGTCGTTGCGAAAAGCGCGCCTTGCGCCCCACCACGTAAGAGAGAATAGGAATTTTACCGAGCCAATGCGCGATAAACATCGCCGAAAAGTAGACAAACAAGATCGACAACGGCAGTAGACTAAAGTACAACCAATTGGGAATGCCCAGGTTTTTGATATGATGTACCGTCCACTCCATGTAATACAGCGGAAATGGCTGCAACAAAAAGATTCCAAATGAAGCGTTGGCCGCGACCTTGACGAACCAACTGAACGAACGCCATCCCGGACGCTCACGCCGGCGTGCCCACTGGACGCCCGCGTACCACATGTTAGCAGCCGCCAGCAAACTATACGGAATCATAATCGGCTGCAGCACCAACTCAGCGAGACTCTCCGGCTCGCCAAGAACCAGGCGGTCAAACAGATAATGTCCCCACAAGACGATGAGGCCCACCACAAGAGCGATGCGGAGTGCGCGAACATGGTGGTCGAAAAAGCCCCGAATTCGTTCGTAGTGACAAGCAATTATGCCACCTGCGATAAACCAGAACTGATACGTCAAAATAAATCTATCGCGGTATTTATCTATCTCTGCCAAAACATATGGCAGATTGGAATAACTCATCCCTTGAAGAACAAACTTGTTCAACGCCATCAAACCCAATTGAATCACAAAGCTGCCGATGAAAATGTGGAGGTGGTAGCGCTCGAATTTGCGCAACCCATATAAAAGCAGTGGAAACACCACATACAATTGCATCGATACGACCACGTAATACAAGAAGTATTGGTCACCTGTCATGAGCGAGTGTTTGATTCCAGCAAGTAGCGATAGCAAAGACCAATTGAAATCAGGATCTAACATGCCCTTAAAGACGATATAGGCGATTGTCCAAACGACATATGGAATCACAATGAGTAGAAATCGCTTTTTCCAGAAGGTCACGACGGACATCGGCCGCCGATAATAGGTGATAAATAAAACAAGTCCTGTAATAAACATAAACGCCTCGCGCGTGTAATGCAGCGAGGTGATCAGTGCACCTAGCGTCAGTGCAGTTGCACCCGCGTCGGCATGAATTAAATCGCTAAAAAATGACGTCGTGTGTACGGATAGCACACTCAGCATAATAAATGCGCGCATCAAGTCTATCTCGTACAGATATTTTTTTGCCACCAATCTGCCTCCTTTGCCCGGTATCTACATACGCTCTGACCCTGCTCCCCAAGAACCATCCTAGCGGTACAATGTTGAAGAGAGATTGAAACCATGGGAAGTATACGCACAGTGCTTCATGTGGGATGCTGGATAAGTAGCAATAGAATTGCGAAAATGGTACATGCTGCAGTGTATCAAACATTCGGAGGGACATCTATGATCATCGTTCATGCACGTGTTCAATGCAAGCCTGATAAACGTGAGGCGTTGCTATCTCTAGTCAAAGGGCTAATCGAAGCCACCCGCACCGAAAACGGATGCCTGAGTTATCGGTTCTACGAAGATACCGAAGTACAAAACGACTTCCTCTTCGTCGAACAATGGGAAACCAAGGAACACCTCGACACCCACTCAAAGCAGCCCGCTTTTATGAAATTCCAGGAGCAAGCGCCAGCGCTCATCACGTCGCTTGACATCCAGTCATACGAAGTTCATTCATAAGTTCATTTGCTAGGCAGTAACAGTGAGCGTGCGGCGGGTGCTAGAACGCTGCCAACCAGCCAACCCCGTCAAAGACGACAACAGGGTTGGCTGAGCACGCTATTTCCAGCGAACGAGCAGGTACAGGAAATACGGTGCGCCAATCACCGCCACGACGATTCCTGTCGGAATTTCCGTAGGCTGTAAGACCCACTTTGCCAACATGTCGGCCAAAATGACCAGTAAAGCACCTGTCAATGCCGACGCAGGCACCAAAAACTCATATTTCGTGCCCACCAACCGCCGCGCTAAATGGGGCCCCACCAGGCCGACAAACGAGATAGCGCCACCCACGGCCACAGAAGCCCCTGCAAGTGCGACCGCGACGCCTAAGAGCAGTCGCTTTTCCCGCTCAACCGGGGCACCCAGACTTGTCGCGAGCTGATCACCCAGGCTTAGCACATTCAACACGCGCGATTTATAGAGGGTAAACGCCAATAAGCCGATAATCCACGGCAATAAAGCGAGTACGTACGTCCAATCCGTCCCGACAATACTCCCGGCCAGCCACGTGGCGACAAACTGAAAGTTCTGCGGGTCTAACAGCATTTCGAGCACCATCATCGCGGCATTAATAGCTGCGGCAATCGCAATGCCCACCAGTACGACACGCGTCGGGGATAATCCCTCACGGCGTTTCGCGGCGAGCGCGTAAATCAGCATGGCCGTCAGCAGCGCGCCAAAGAACGCCAAAAACGGCAACGCAAAGGTGCTTTGCACGTTGGGAAAAAACAGCGTATATAAAATGACAACAAGCCCTGCCCCCGAATTGATGCCGAGGATGCCGGGATCAGACAGCGGATTATGCGTAACCGCCTGCAAAATGCACCCGGATACCGCCAAGCCCGCTCCTATCAAAATTGTGATAACAATGCGCGGCAGGCGAAAATCAAAAAGCGTCAACTGGTCTTTGGCTGTTCCTTCTCCGAATACCGTCCGAATGACTTCCCCCGGCGCCATCCGAATAGGACCCGTGTCCATACTGATAATGAAGACAATCATGATGAGCACGCTGACAACGAGCATCACCGTGATCGCCCGGGTCACTCGTTTGTGTGTCATCCCATCTGCGGTGGACATCTGCATCACAGTCCCCTCCTGTCACGCCGCGCCAGGTAGAGAAAGAATGGGACACCGACCAACGCAATCACAGCGCCGAGCGGCACCTCGTAAGGAGGATGAATCATCCGGGCGCCGATATCCGACAGCACGATGAGCA
Above is a genomic segment from Alicyclobacillus acidoterrestris containing:
- the istB gene encoding IS21-like element helper ATPase IstB, which produces MSEALLLAKTEESLLELGLKKAASILPASLEWAAGKQATYVEFLSRLLEAETEERFNRYLHTRLSLAHFPYHKTLADFDFTFQPSIDERQIRELAQLSFVEERNNVILLGPPGVGKTHLAVALGMEALQNRMSVYFVTMQRLVADLRKAHQEGRLEKRLKVYIQPKLLICDEVGYLPLDALDAANFFRLVSERYEQGAMIITSNTSFTNWGAMFGDQVLASALLDRLLHHATTVNIRGNSYRMKAFVNCNISTATLTARTPERVSQ
- the istA gene encoding IS21 family transposase, translated to MTESEKMEVRRMYQEGVSISELSRRTGHDRKTIRKVVQEQEDGKKPLAGTKRKGSKLEPYKPYVEQRMRFGVLNAERILREIREQGYTGGITVLREFMHPLRPAVSAKATVRFETGPGEQAQIDLGAFPYIDAEENRRTLWCFAMVLSYSRMLYLEFIKASDQLHILQALRNALEFFDGVPKTILSDNCAPLVLSNDGHGHVEWQPAYLDFAKYYGFVPKACKPYRSRTKGKIERPIRYIRDSFWPTAFVDLADVNQQAVIWRDTVANIRIHGTTHERPQSRFPDEKLQRLPKHRYLLAYSALRKVLNDCRISWNASLYSVPWQYVGKNVLVRTFETGRLQIEYGGQVIAEHSLVDKHQVSINPEHVKGIPMDTPRHSRGKVAGLQVEPDVEQRDLDVYEQITSGGQLQ
- a CDS encoding acyltransferase is translated as MAKKYLYEIDLMRAFIMLSVLSVHTTSFFSDLIHADAGATALTLGALITSLHYTREAFMFITGLVLFITYYRRPMSVVTFWKKRFLLIVIPYVVWTIAYIVFKGMLDPDFNWSLLSLLAGIKHSLMTGDQYFLYYVVVSMQLYVVFPLLLYGLRKFERYHLHIFIGSFVIQLGLMALNKFVLQGMSYSNLPYVLAEIDKYRDRFILTYQFWFIAGGIIACHYERIRGFFDHHVRALRIALVVGLIVLWGHYLFDRLVLGEPESLAELVLQPIMIPYSLLAAANMWYAGVQWARRRERPGWRSFSWFVKVAANASFGIFLLQPFPLYYMEWTVHHIKNLGIPNWLYFSLLPLSILFVYFSAMFIAHWLGKIPILSYVVGRKARFSQRRLGQVQSSM
- a CDS encoding putative quinol monooxygenase; protein product: MIIVHARVQCKPDKREALLSLVKGLIEATRTENGCLSYRFYEDTEVQNDFLFVEQWETKEHLDTHSKQPAFMKFQEQAPALITSLDIQSYEVHS
- a CDS encoding FecCD family ABC transporter permease → MQMSTADGMTHKRVTRAITVMLVVSVLIMIVFIISMDTGPIRMAPGEVIRTVFGEGTAKDQLTLFDFRLPRIVITILIGAGLAVSGCILQAVTHNPLSDPGILGINSGAGLVVILYTLFFPNVQSTFALPFLAFFGALLTAMLIYALAAKRREGLSPTRVVLVGIAIAAAINAAMMVLEMLLDPQNFQFVATWLAGSIVGTDWTYVLALLPWIIGLLAFTLYKSRVLNVLSLGDQLATSLGAPVEREKRLLLGVAVALAGASVAVGGAISFVGLVGPHLARRLVGTKYEFLVPASALTGALLVILADMLAKWVLQPTEIPTGIVVAVIGAPYFLYLLVRWK